ATCTGCATCCGCATTCGCGAGGCaggaaatgcaaaaacatgATAAGACGTAGAACAAGACAATGGAACCCAATAAGAGCACATCATAAGACATTACTGAGACGTTAAATGTCTGCGGTTTGCTTTCAACCACCACAGGGCTGGGTGGTGCACAGGTTTATAGTGAATACCGATATTTTGTtacgttatgatatgaatttttaatatacttgcatgctggtgtatttgattacacagcgtttgaAACATTGCGtcgtgagacactgtttcagacaaTTGTCAATGTTGCGCCTCTAAAACTCGCctggtgcgactgcgtcactaCGAGACGTGGTGACGATGGAAAGGcccgaaaaatgaagcggcagaacgagaaAACTCGTGCCAAAGAAAGGTGACGCGTGGTTtcttagggtgaccagacgtccccaatttctAGCTTTAGCTTTGGCTTAAAGCTTTgcagctaaagctgtccccgaaaatgtccccgaCTTAAACGTTttattaatgagaaaaaaatgttgcgcgcagactacaattattacggtagccagttgcacattacagacatagaaaataataatagttaaatatgaataaatattttaaaacatagTGCGACATACCGTGAAATcgtcagaattttaaaaaataccgTGATGTACATTTCTGGTCATACGGCCCAGCCCTAGTTTCAAATGTGGGACACTCCCTTATGGAGagtgggagatggagaagcagtcgaAAATACTAGAGCAGAAAGACACTTGGTGCGTTACATTTGTTCTCACAAGTCAGAATTTCCAAGTTCCGAGTTGAAATTTTTAACTGAAGCCAGATTTTCTCCTCAGAAAGTTGCAGAATCCTCCACTACCCCCAAGTTGAGCTACCAAGacggccgccccgtgtgtaaacactAATTAGAAACTCCTGTAATATTaggtttattagcacttctgtttagcttttgttgcattaaatcagccAGAAAGACAGAATTTTTCCACATGCATACGTTAAAACGCAGTTACAGagagtttttcatgtgttattaTGGGAATATGAATAAACATATGAACTACAAGCACATGTTGCGCTatcaacggctaaaaacaatagcctggtaaaagacaaaacaccattgtggcaaagtgtattttttctacatttaaattaaacaattcaaatttttgaatatttttatgaatttatgCCTCATGTGGTCTTGTAAACTTCATCATtataaataattctagtaaaaaactccAAGTTATCTGTTCGATTAATTTGTGTGTCtcaaatagcctaaatttagtttaacattatagcaataataccaagatttttttttttaaactttaatgtcactctgcactcaataaatgtaattactgaacacaccaagtttcctCCAAGTTATATTTAGACAAGGTCAGAGTTTTCATGGACACGATCATCCAGTTTTCCGACTTCTGTCACCTGAACGCCGATAACTCGTGTGTGACGTGATTCCCAGTGACGAATTCCTCCCTCCGAGGTAAATGTAAGGCACCAACTACTACCAAACTACCACCACAAAACTATAAAGAGTATAAATAAACCACCTATAAGGCGTCTGTAACGCTGCATTGTcctcgttctcctcctcctgtctgatAAACAAACTTAACTCAGGACTCAGTTAAGATTCAGTTAAGTTCAGATTGAGATGGAGACGCGTCGCCCCGGAGACGACCCGCCGTGTTGTCGGTGCCTACCTGCTGCTCCGGCGTTGAGCATGCTGTACATGGTGTACATGTTGCAGATCTGCCTGTACTGCTCCTCCGCGCTCTCGTCCGCgatgtcgtcctcctcctcgtcgtcgtgGTAACTGATGGGCGAGTCGCTGGTGTACATGCTCAGCGTGCCGGGGCTCGTGCCCTCGGGGGTCCcgccgttgttgttgttgttgttgtggttacTGTTGagtccagctcctcccactaaagtggcgccgccgccgccgccgccgccgccgacgcCGCCCATCATGGCAGCGTTGGCTGCGGGTCCTCGCCCGGAGGCGTCCTGGTTGACTGTgttggaagaggaggaggaagaggaggaggaggagtagcgCGCCGCCTTCCTCATTCCGCCTCCCCCGCCCCCACCGGACCCCCCTCCCCCGTCACGGTTGCCCCCCTCCCATAGCCGCTTGGCCACCGGGGTGCAGACCACAGAGTAGGGAGAGCCCTCCTGCtggggaggaaagagaaacGCCGGGTAAACGACTTGAACGTTCGCCCTGTCAGGCAGAATCAGAGGTGAACTCGGAGGTCTGGGGCTCATTAGGTACTTCGTAAAATGACGGCGTTTACGACCAAGAGTTcaaataaagactgaaaataaagatCTTCAGAGAAAACAAGGCCAGACAGCGAACAGCATGTGTCTGACTCTTTAAACAATCATCAAGCAACGACACGAGATGCTGCAGAATCGAATTCAGCTCAgcttttaagaaaataaataattcaacacAGTTCTCTTCTCAAATATCTCATACACTTTTTTGGCAGAATTCGATTTGAATATCAATAGTTTTTAGAAAAGTTTGTAAAATCacctcatttttaatttttacttttaacattAACAAGATTTTTCCCGTTCGCAAGAGTCAAATGTCAGGCAGCGTCAACATCGCGCTGCCTTCTACTGTCAAATGTGTACATGTGATGAAGTCTGcttatttaaaatgagaagtGATGATGATCACGCTGCTTTTCGCAGCGCAGCCCTCTTCTTGTAACACGCGGATCAGCACCACCTGACAACGCGTGGCGACTATTTTTGGGACGGCAACTGATGTTCCTATGAATTTAAGCTTCTGTGGTGCTCGTCTTTGAAGTAGCCGGGTTATAGATTTAGAGTTATACATCTACTGTCGTACAGGTTCACTACAGGCAaacgtttggaagcaagatGTTAGTTTGTCAGTTTAGTTTGCAACAAACTAAACgtgattattatataattattatattatcattatatattatataacttATCTGAAGaaattttattataattatcaggtatttgggTTTTTCTGGCCTTTCGTCAAAGTAAACTCCTCTGGCTTCAACAACATCGTggcataaatgaatatattatatatatatattttttacgcAGACTCTGAAAAATCAAAGAGTTAAAGCAAATAACGCAAactgtgattttgtttttgttttttttacttttgcacttaagttgtgactcttgcaaatcttcttcTCGACcataaaactaagcccttctcgTCTTTTGCTGACAACTATTCAGCAATGTTCTGGTAGCATCAATGTAAACCTAAaggaaatcaataaaacaaaagtctgatcatgtagtaaatacatcccaatATAcactcatgctggtttttaaaggcgttgtgaacagaaacttgaagttacTTCCAAACTTGTAGCCTGTAGTGTACATTCAAAGCGTCTGTatccaaaccaaaaaaaacagcactgaaaaatgttttatttaaaaaaaaaaaaaaaaaaaggtgcaggaTATAGATTTGGTAGAAAACATCTGGTTTAATACAACTTATTCTACTTTAATTATGACTTAAACTAAAGTAGTTTATCTCATAATTACCTCTCTAAATCCTTTAGCTATAGCTTTAAATATAACGTATGATGTTTAAAACAATTCAAGTCCATTCCTGAACACTTACGTATGCATACTTCTCTCATAGACTAGATTAGTATTTGCAGGTGGAGCAACTTTCCCTTTAAAGTGTAGCTCAAAGGGCCTCCCCCCCTCCGTCACTTCATTTACACATAGTTAAATCGGTCCTTTCACCAAAGCAACACTCATCACCTGATGCGGCTGCGGCGTCGGCTGAGGCGTGGTGGCCGTCTGTTCGGTCTTCACCTTGGACACCAGGGGAAGGGGCGTCAGACAGGAAGCGGGCCGTCCTAccgaggcggcggcggcggcggcggcgccgcCGACGCCCCCGCCCACCGTTTGAGTGACGGGGCTCTGGGGCTCCGAGGACGGGGTCTCCTCGGTGTGGAGGCCCTGGGAGTCACAGCTTGGGGAGGAGACCTGGAGGCGGGGGGAGATGAGTGAAAGAACGAGTGAAGTTTCAtgaatatatacagtaaattatGCCGTTTCATGCTTATGCCGTTATAACACAGTGCGAGTTCTCCATccacaactctttttttttttttttttttgcacaaagccTCCGTTTTACTACGAGTGTTCGTATTCAACGAGCATTACTTAGCGGCGTGCCAATGTGGCTGTAAACTCACCGCTtctgaaaataacatttcaagAGCAGCAACCGCATGATGCACACCTCATTAGCAAATAACGCTCCCATGCTCGTTGTAACATTTAGCTTGTATCTTATTGACTCTGTGTCTAGAGGTGTTAGGAGGAACTTTTCAAGGAAATCgtgtttgttcattaaaatgtaaatccATGCAGCGAGGCCCTCCAAAGCTAATCTGATCATCCGCTATTACAGAGCGGCGGAGGTGGCGGTGGCGACGACGGTGCGATGTTTCAATTATCCGGAGTCACGAGAAAGCGCCTGCGAACGCAAACGCCCTCAGTTTTTTCAGGGGATTTTCTTCCCCGATCGttgtttgtgtcattatttCCGCCTCACCTTGAGGAAAAACTCCGTGCCTTTCTCCATGATCTGCTGGATCTGGAGGAAGCCGGCGGTGTACATGAGCAGAAACTGGTCTCCGACGTTCATGCTGAGGCGCCCCGTGTAGCAGAAGGCCAGGATCTGCTGGAAGCTCTGAGGCTGCACGGCTGGGGGCAGCTCCACCACCGAGCTCTTCCCCCCGGCGTTGAACAGATCCCGGAAGTAGGAGCTGCTGGCTGCCAGGACCGCGCGGTGGGCCTGGGGGGTAAACAGCGGGGGAAAGTCGTGAGGAttggaaaaatatatttattcaaatgCGGTGTTGAGATCCGTATCGTGCGAGGCAGCGGCGGCTGCGTGTGGTGTCAGGTAGAATGAGGCTGTAAACCCAAACATGCAGCAATGTAGTGGAAGACTCAGCCACCGGACTAGTTAATCTGACTCTGATGGTCTtaataggaacaaaaaaaaacccaaaaaagtATCCAAATTGCATCCAGctataaataaatctttgtttCTGACTTAATTTTAGCTACATTTTCATCTCAATTAAGGCTCAAAGGTGTTGTGCTCACTCTTTACTGTACTTTTTCCTCATACACCGATGatgcacaacattatgaccaccttcctcatattgcGTAGGTCTGTGACTCATCAGGACCTTCTGGGgggggggtcctgtggtgtctggcaacaggatgttgttagtgaggggtCTTATatggtgttgaggggaggggcctctgtgaatcatcctatagatgcttgatcagtttggtgctgttgctgtttttcatgttttgtaaGTTGTTTTTGTGGCTTCCTTTTGCgggatggctgctgccctcaaggagtgtcactgctgtggggtgggggtgtctggtctaagtaacatccacatgaaatcAGTGCTTTTatatgcagagcttaatcgatcAATGCTCAAAATCCGACTTTCTGAACGTGGTTCTTGTCCTAGTtcacatgcaacggagaaaattgaataactggcGGGAAcatgtcatcctcctcctccacactaggtggcgaaaTGCCtgttttcagcgggttaatacggcctcctttctggttgacctactACGTCCCATAATAAACTAGagctggcatttcaaacaacaaccagcgAAATTAGCCATCAACCCAGGGCTGGGAGGTATGACCAAAAAtctatatcacagtatttttcaaaattctgacggtatcacggtcttttttttctttttttttttcatgaataattaCAAGTTCACAACATGTTCTAAGatgaaatccggggacatttacagctctattttaaaaaaaaaaggctatcACGATGAACTGacgaaacagggacaattacgttttcatttattcaggtttcagttttgaatttagtttggagcgagattttttttactgtcgGTGGGAGGGGGCTGTTTAAAGATAACCAACCGCAACAGTAATGATAAATTAAGAgattctcattcataaaacgctacaTTCAGGGACAGCTGTAGACGGGGACTGTCCGCAGAAAATGGGGATTTCtagtcaccctaaaaaaaacccagaaCTAGCAGGGCACCTTTTTACGGAAGAAGTTCTTGCGTGTTtttcttctcgttctgctgcaaAATTTTCTTCTTCACCACGCTTCACAGTGACGCATTTGCACCGTGCGTGTTTggaagcgctacactgaaaatgatgCGGCCGAAAACAGTGTCTCGCGGCGCAGCGTTCTGAACGCTgtgtaaacaaatacattaattacACTTTACAACATGAACAAACTCTGGACTTGTATCAGGGAAGGGGGTCAGTGGGAGGTGGTTTGAGTGGGGAGGGGGTTAGAGGTAACCCAGCACAAGCAGACAAGCAGACGTCTGTTCCTGCAGCCACAAGGCGCCGGTCGTGGACCCGCTCGTCCCACTGGGGGATAAAAAAAAGCGGCGAAGGCGTTGGATGTGGGGGTACGGGGGGTGATTGCGTATCTGTCCATACGCGTGTGTCTGATAGTCGCTTCCGTCCGTCATCACAATCTTGGTGCGTCAGTCCGGAAACAACCTTGATCGGGTCCCAAACAGAGTGGACTAGCAGCAGGTGTCCGTGGGAAGTGGGGGCAGGAATGCAAGAGCGTCTCACTGCAGTGATCTTCAGGGGAGTTGTTGTTGCAGTAACGGCCTTGTCCGAGCCCGGTGTTGTTAGGGCGCCAAACGCAGATAAGATTGGGACTGCTGTTTGGTCTTGGGGGCGAGGAGACGCATTCTTTTGCACgactactctgtttgtccattccCGCCTCCGGATCGATCCATTTTCCTTTGCAAAGCCAAAAGCTTCTCCATGGTGTTACCCATGTAGCGGTTCACAGTCACAGTCTGAGCCCCGACAGCTCTGCCCACCGCTTCAGTCATGCCGGGCGTTGCTTTGTGGGGCTTTGGACGGCTGTCACCGCTTTTTTGATTTACTCGATAAATCAGGGAAAAGTCTAATCCAGTCAGCAAAAGACCTGAAATCATGGCTCCGAGTAGGTAGATGTCTTCACTGTCCTCCGTGGAAAGAACCGCCAGACAAAGGACCCGCCGCCTCTCCCGCGCGTCCATCGTGTAGCCAGCCGCGAACGTTCCGGCAGCGCAGTCCGGCTCCCCCGAACCCGGGCTTCTCGTCGAAACAATTGTGTCAATTGCGTTGAGAGACGGCTTTAACAATTCCCAGATTTTTGTAGTTTGGACAGCAGCGCGGACAGAGTCTCTCAAAAGTAAAGACAGTAGACAGACGAGACGAGAGGAGCAAAGCAGGGGAgataagggagaggagagggaggaaaaatgcGACCGCCTTCGTTGAGAGCTGAGACAGAATGATGGATAATAGtccagctgtttttttaatcttgtacgtaatgtgtgcgttACTTATCCCTCAGGTGATTCTATttaccttcttcctccttttacCTTCTTACTGTGGGGTCATACACAGCACaacagttgtggagcatgcgcacacgcgttatccagttaaagtcggattaaggcgtatacatgccacaTTTCCAATCAGATCATCTGGGATCGGATAAGCAGAACTCCgatattagtcggagtaacgcgtttacacgcgcttaagttgtccagttaaagtcggattaaggcaataattcgttttctTTTTCACGTGCGTGTTAACGCACTGAATGAACGTTATTTACTCCTCccgtcggtggttttaatgttgcggctgatcggtgtatacttaAATTACAGCCTCACGGCTGACTGCGTCCTGTCAAGTTGCGGCGTACATCCGGACTCGTATCGCATGTCTGGTGGAGACTATGGAGCGATTCCATTCAAGGTATTAA
The nucleotide sequence above comes from Mugil cephalus isolate CIBA_MC_2020 chromosome 2, CIBA_Mcephalus_1.1, whole genome shotgun sequence. Encoded proteins:
- the nacc1b gene encoding nucleus accumbens-associated protein 1 isoform X1, translated to MAQTLQMAIPNFGNNVLECLNEQRLQGLYCDVSVVVKGHAFKAHRAVLAASSSYFRDLFNAGGKSSVVELPPAVQPQSFQQILAFCYTGRLSMNVGDQFLLMYTAGFLQIQQIMEKGTEFFLKVSSPSCDSQGLHTEETPSSEPQSPVTQTVGGGVGGAAAAAAASVGRPASCLTPLPLVSKVKTEQTATTPQPTPQPHQQEGSPYSVVCTPVAKRLWEGGNRDGGGGSGGGGGGGMRKAARYSSSSSSSSSSNTVNQDASGRGPAANAAMMGGVGGGGGGGGATLVGGAGLNSNHNNNNNNGGTPEGTSPGTLSMYTSDSPISYHDDEEEDDIADESAEEQYRQICNMYTMYSMLNAGAAVVGERVEALPDLAPDSGGGRGGRGARSRQDLASLPAELISQIGNRCHPKLYEEGDPAEKLELVSGTSVFISRAQLMNCHVSAGTRHKVLLRRLLAAFFDRSTLANSCGTGIRSSTNDPSRKPLDNRVLHAVKFYCQNFAPSFKESEMNAIAADMCTNARRVVRKSWIPKLKLLMADSDAYSAFLADSVKMEADALGGEQGFDPASLEAVAAAAAAAAAAAGNNHSDTGNGATPADALQGAGGDGSTLF
- the nacc1b gene encoding nucleus accumbens-associated protein 1 isoform X2, which gives rise to MAQTLQMAIPNFGNNVLECLNEQRLQGLYCDVSVVVKGHAFKAHRAVLAASSSYFRDLFNAGGKSSVVELPPAVQPQSFQQILAFCYTGRLSMNVGDQFLLMYTAGFLQIQQIMEKGTEFFLKVSSPSCDSQGLHTEETPSSEPQSPVTQTVGGGVGGAAAAAAASVGRPASCLTPLPLVSKVKTEQTATTPQPTPQPHQEGSPYSVVCTPVAKRLWEGGNRDGGGGSGGGGGGGMRKAARYSSSSSSSSSSNTVNQDASGRGPAANAAMMGGVGGGGGGGGATLVGGAGLNSNHNNNNNNGGTPEGTSPGTLSMYTSDSPISYHDDEEEDDIADESAEEQYRQICNMYTMYSMLNAGAAVVGERVEALPDLAPDSGGGRGGRGARSRQDLASLPAELISQIGNRCHPKLYEEGDPAEKLELVSGTSVFISRAQLMNCHVSAGTRHKVLLRRLLAAFFDRSTLANSCGTGIRSSTNDPSRKPLDNRVLHAVKFYCQNFAPSFKESEMNAIAADMCTNARRVVRKSWIPKLKLLMADSDAYSAFLADSVKMEADALGGEQGFDPASLEAVAAAAAAAAAAAGNNHSDTGNGATPADALQGAGGDGSTLF